One window from the genome of Glycine soja cultivar W05 chromosome 12, ASM419377v2, whole genome shotgun sequence encodes:
- the LOC114378437 gene encoding G-type lectin S-receptor-like serine/threonine-protein kinase At4g27290 yields the protein MVDNFRMLFIWFLLFSYLRNSTSLDSLAPSQSIRDSERLVSKEGTFEAGFFSPGTSTRRYLGIWYRDVSPLTVVWVANREKPVYNKSGVLKLEERGVLMILNSTNSTIWRSNNISSTVKNPIAQLLDSGNLVVRNERDINEDNFLWQSFDYPCDTFLPGMKLGWNLVTGQDRFLSSWKSEDDPAKGDYSLKLDLRGYPEFFGYEGDAIKFRGGSWNGEALVGYPIHQLVQQLVYEFVFNKKDVYYEYKILDRSIIYIFTLTPSGFGQRFLWTNQTSSKKVLSGGADPCENYAICGANSICNMNGNAQTCDCIKGYVPKFPGQWNVSYWSNGCVPRNKSDCKTSNTDGLLRYTDMKIPDTSSSWFNKTMNLEECQKSCLKNCSCKACANLDIRNGGSGCLLWFDDLVDMRQFSKGGQDLYFRAPASELVNSHGKNLKKLLGITIGAIMLGLTVCVCMILILKKQGLARIIDRNHFKHKLRKEDNDLSTFDFAIIARATGNFAKSNKLGEGGFGPVYKARLLDGQEFAVKRLSNKSGQGLEEFKNEVMLIAKLQHRNLVKLIGCSIEGKERMLIYEYMPNKSLDYFIFDETRRTMVDWPKHFNIICGIARGILYLHQDSRLRIVHRDLKTSNILLDGNFDPKISDFGLARTFWGDQVEANTNRLAGTYGYMAPEYAARGQFSMKSDVFSYGVIVLEIVSGKKNREFSDPKHYLNLLGHTWRLWAEERALELLDGVLKERFTPSEVIRCIQVGLLCVQQRPEDRPDMSSVVLMLNGEKLLPNPKVPGFYTEGDVKPESDFSPTNRFSTNQISITMLEAR from the exons atggtGGACAACTTCAGAATGTTGTTTATTTGGTTCTTATTATTCTCGTACTTGAGAAACTCCACTTCTTTGGACAGTTTAGCTCCGAGTCAATCTATCCGAGATAGTGAGCGATTAGTTTCAAAAGAAGGAACATTTGAAGCAGGTTTCTTTAGCCCTGGAACTTCAACAAGACGATACCTGGGAATATGGTACAGGGATGTGTCTCCTTTAACAGTGGTGTGGGTGGCTAACCGAGAAAAACCAGTTTATAACAAATCAGGAGTTTTAAAACTCGAGGAAAGAGGGGTTCTTATGATTCTTAATAGCACCAACAGCACAATTTGGAGGTCCAACAACATATCAAGCACAGTAAAGAATCCAATTGCACAGCTCTTGGACTCAGGAAATCTTGTGGTGAGAAATGAACGGGATATAAACGAGGACAACTTTTTGTGGCAGAGTTTTGATTATCCGTGTGATACTTTTTTGCCAGGAATGAAGTTGGGATGGAACTTAGTAACTGGTCAAGACAGGTTTCTGTCATCTTGGAAAAGCGAAGATGACCCTGCTAAGGGAGATtattctttgaaacttgatcTTAGAGGATATCCAGAATTTTTTGGATACGAGGGGGATGCAATAAAATTTAGAGGAGGCTCGTGGAATGGAGAGGCTTTGGTGGGCTATCCAATTCATCAACTCGTACAACAACTTGTATATGAATTTGTGTTTAATAAAAAGGATGTGTATTATGAATATAAGATCCTTGATAGATCGATTATCTACATATTTACATTGACCCCATCAGGGTTCGGCCAACGTTTCCTTTGGACAAATCAAACGAGCAGTAAAAAAGTTCTCTCTGGTGGGGcagatccgtgtgaaaactaTGCTATATGTGGTGCAAATTCTATATGCAATATGAATGGTAACGCTCAGACATGTGATTGCATCAAAGGATATGTTCCAAAGTTCCCTGGACAATGGAATGTATCATATTGGTCCAATGGCTGTGTTCCAAGGAATAAATCTGATTGTAAAACCAGCAACACAGATGGCTTGTTGAGGTATACAGACATGAAAATTCCAGATACATCTTCATCATGGTTCAATAAGACCATGAATCTTGAGGAATGTCAGAAGTCTTGTCTGAAAAACTGTTCTTGTAAAGCATGTGCAAATTTGGATATTCGTAATGGAGGAAGTGGCTGTTTACTTTGGTTTGATGATCTGGTTGATATGAGACAATTCTCTAAAGGGGGACAAGACCTTTATTTCAGAGCCCCTGCATCAGAGCTAG TTAATAGCCATGGGAAGAACTTGAAAAAGTTGCTAGGAATCACAATTGGTGCGATTATGCTTGGATTAACTGTTTGTGTTTGCATGATATTGATACTCAAAAAGCAAG GGTTAGCAAGAATAATTGATAGGAATCATTTCAAACATAAGCTGAGAAAGGAAGACAATGATTTGTCAACGTTTGATTTCGCAATCATAGCGAGAGCCACTGGAAACTTTGCAAAGAGTAACAAACTGGGAGAAGGTGGCTTTGGACCTGTATATAAG GCAAGACTGTTGGATGGGCAAGAGTTTGCCGTTAAAAGGCTTTCAAATAAATCAGGACAAGGGTTGGAGGAGTTCAAAAATGAAGTTATGTTGATTGCCAAACTTCAACACCGTAATCTTGTCAAGCTCATTGGTTGcagcattgaaggaaaagaaagaatgtTGATCTATGAGTACATGCCAAACAAAAGCTTGGATTACTTTATTTTTG ATGAAACTAGAAGGACAATGGTAGATTGGCCTAAGCATTTCAACATTATCTGTGGCATTGCTCGAGGAATTCTTTATCTTCATCAAGACTCTAGATTGAGGATTGTTCATAGAGATCTGAAAACCAGCAACATTTTACTAGATGGTAATTTCGATCCTAAAATATCGGACTTTGGCTTAGCTAGAACATTCTGGGGAGATCAAGTTGAGGCAAACACAAATAGGCTGGCTGGAACATA tgGTTACATGGCTCCTGAGTATGCTGCTCGTGGGCAGTTTTCAATGAAATCAGATGTCTTTAGTTATGGTGTGATAGTGTTAGAGATTGTAAGTGGCAAGAAGAACAGAGAATTTTCAGACCCAAAACACTACCTTAATCTTCTTGGACAT ACATGGAGATTGTGGGCTGAAGAGAGGGCATTGGAACTACTGGATGGAGTGTTAAAGGAAAGATTCACACCTTCTGAAGTCATACGATGTATACAAGTAGGCCTGTTATGCGTGCAACAAAGACCAGAGGATAGGCCAGACATGTCATCAGTTGTTCTAATGCTTAATGGCGAGAAATTATTGCCCAACCCAAAGGTTCCGGGTTTTTACACAGAAGGAGATGTTAAACCTGAATCAGATTTTTCACCCACAAATCGCTTCTCAACTAAtcaaatttcaatcacaatgttAGAAGCAAGATAG